The Acanthopagrus latus isolate v.2019 chromosome 20, fAcaLat1.1, whole genome shotgun sequence genomic sequence GCTTAAATGAGGTGCCAGTGGCGAGAGCAGGGATCTTCttgtgtgcgcacgtgtgctCTTACTAATAACAGAGCTTTGATTCAACAGACCCAGCAGTGCTGAATGTGAGGCGCGAGAGGCGAATTAGAGCGAGTCAAAGTAAGAGAAATGGAGGGAGACGAGGCAGGGGGGTGAGAGAGTGGAATTAACACAAGACGGATAAATGAGAATAGTCGAGGTAGAGGAGGTTGGCTAAATAGAGAAAGCGAGCAGGAGAAGAGTGTCTGTTGATGGCTATTAAACACATCCATTATGAATACAGGTAGGGAGGAATGGACAAGAAAAAAGATATTGTTCCATTGGATATTTTGATCTTATAAAGCATTACATATTGCCATGTTTGGTTGCTCAGCAACCCAATTTCCACCACATTGCTCAGATTTTACATGACAAGCTGCCCAGAGAGGTAGTCTAAGCCCAACCATCACACATCTGTGTTCTTTTATAACCCCACAAAAGACACAATAGACTCTATGCTCAAAGGTTTTTGGCTGTCTGTACACTCTCACCATGGTCTTAAATGATCCATTTACTACAGTGAACtgcacattaacacaaaaagacaaaaaatagaCAAGATTTTTAGTTGAACATGAAAGAGACTACTCGACCTGTGGAAGTTTGGTGACACTGTAATTGTGACAAATAATGATCACCCATCTTTATAGTTTCCCTTTTAGTATATTTAAGCCCATTGTATTGCTTTTATACttcactgtttgtgttcagtctcaCAGCTTCCATCAAGTTGTagcaggcagaaaaaaatgctctgacaaacctactgtacactacctgccatgcaccaaacagcagacagatacAGTTAGCAACGAGCTGATGAACATAGGGGAGCATTTAGCGGCTAAAGAGGGAGATATTTCCCTTaagagttggtggagaccaaaacatAGCTAAAATAGGAGTACATAATGGACCCAGAAATATTTAATGCTGGCTCAAGGATTTATACTTATGATAGTGAAGCTGCCAATTTAATTGTTGGTTAGTTTGATAACCTTTGGTATCTGACAAGAGCATTTCACATACTTCACATCAACACTGGAAGGTGAAGACGCTCAATGTCAGACACGGACCAAGGAATACAGTTTTGGAGACTGTTATTTTTCTTAGCGTGActtatttcaagaaaaaaacagatgactGTTTCTTTCTCCAGCTGCGCCTCAGAAGTACAGCAGGTCCATTAATCGAGGGTCACTGGTTCAGCTCTGACTGCATGTCAGAAATAGAAATATTGTGAGGCACCTCGTATAGAAAAGCTCTGTATTGATCGTGAAGAGCAGTCCGGCACCCTGCATGGTAACCTCTGCCATCGGTATATGAgtggatgtgtgaatgtgttataAAGTGCTTTGACTGGTTGGAAAACCATTTATTTGAAGATATGTGTAAATAGTAAATTCTTcacaaaaaatactttgatttaACATGAAGgtggtgaaaataaaaactgaaaatcttgTAGAAATGATGagtccatccatcatccagcACATCTCTGAGGATCAACAGGCTTTACAGAccatgacatgaaataaaaatgacacgAGTGCTGTCCTTTATgctatatgtttttttctggacaaGGAGAGATgagacaataaaaaagaaaacacattgatTTTCTTCACCCTCCCCATTCATCCATCCCCTCCTGCCCTCCCTGCCATCTGAACATTgatcatttctgtgtgtgtgtgtgtgtgtgtgtctgcggggGGGGCGGCACAAGTGCACACCAGCAGGGAGGATGTCTGCACAATTGATTCCTATAAATTATACATGATCATCAAATAGCATTGCCAGCCCTCATCTCAGCTCTGTCACTCTGTGGCATTTCCCCTCTATGTAAAACCTTGAAATCTTGCATCCTGCTTCCTCCTTGAATCACGTTTCCTCTAcattccctctctttttttagattttgcCTCGCAGATTATAATAGAAGATAACAACCCAAAAGGCTGACAGTATACTTGGCAATGGTGTTTTACTCTTGTCATGCTTCAGTGTCAGATGAGATATaataatgtcaaaaatgatCCACGCCGCACTCctaaatctgttttctttcatggcTGATGTCATACAAGGACAGACCTGATGTCACATTGAGACACAGCCATAAAGCTGCCATCCCCTCCCTTTTAAACCTGTCCTTGACTGAGCTCAGGTTACGCACGTTTGCTGAAAATGATtcagtcagccagccagccagccagccagtccCATGTGGTCCTATTATCTTAGCTGAAAAAGTCTGTGCTCTGCTATTGGGTTGCTGCACCACACACAATAAGTCTCCTCCAAGGACCTCTGAAATaggaggtggggggggatcCCTGTCACCTGaggctatgtgtgtgtgtgtgtgtgtgtgtgtgtgtgtgtgtgtgtgtgtgtgtgtgtattccctTCACAGTCTCTATTTTATCTCCTTTCTGTCACTATTTGTGCCTGCTGCCTCTCTACAGTCCCTTTCCCCCTTCATCTGGCGGCGTTGCGGCCCGGGGCAGaaggttgtgtgtgttcacgtcTGAAGAGCCTGGCAGGACATGAGTGTGCATGCAGCATACAGAATGAGGGATAACACAAGCTTCTATtagggagaaaatgaaaagaaaattggaGAAATGTAGTAAATCAAGCAGAAACACCAATTCATTCCCCTTTAACCCAGCCGACCCTTCACTTTCTTCCTGCTTGTGTAAACACAGTATACAAttgctttatgtgtgtgtgtgtgtgtgtgtgcgtatgtgtgtttgcagccagGTCCAAGAGCATGGTGATGGGTGAGGTGTCGCGAGGCCCATGCCGGCCGGCCTCCCCCAGCCTCCAGGAGGGGGCGCTGAAGGCTGGCTGGCTGAAGAAGCAGCGCAGCATCATGAAGAACTGGCAACTCCGCTGGTTTGTGCTGCGCTCGGACCAGCTCTTCTTCTACAAGGACGAGGAGGAAACCAAACCACAGGTAATATTACTTCAGCCACATTTGTGTAATGTGGAATACACTGACAGGACAGTTAAATCAAACCAAGATAGCTCACGACTCTTTGGCTTGTGGACATGCATTTACACAATTAAATCAAAGGGTTTTATCTTGGTCCCAGTGATGCAGCTCCCCACTCTCTGGAGCACTGATGAATTTTTACAGGCTAACAAGCCAGATAGCACTAaatcacatataaaaaaaactggggCTGTGGACTTAGAAATAAGGGCACTTACTACAGCTCTGCAGCCCCCTCCTCATCTCTACTTGAGGCTTTTGAGGCTACATTAGCTGTTGCTACATGTATCATAGCACACCAGAATGACCCGCCAGCAGTTGAGTTGCACTACCTCCACCAAGgtggttgtgtttttactcatgtttgttgtttggttggtttgtcagcaagattacAAAAAACCCCtgctgacaaaaacagcatagaccagcaccaaaagaTAACCtatgctggtcttgctagtGGCTTTTCAttagcaagaccagcatatgttgtgctttggtgctggttttggcgCTGGTGTATGTAGGTTTTTTCAGCAGGGAAATAGAGACAGATTTccggaaaaaaaacaggactcTGACAGTAAAGGAGCTACATTGTTGACTTTAGAATTTGGTCTGTGGTTTTCCTACAATGACGACTCCCTTAACGTTTTAAGTTCGattcaaaaacagccaattaaaaGAGCTAAAAAGGCTgaacagctaactagctagttgCCAGAGTAGCACaatgggacaaaaaaaacaaaccatgaaGCCGGGTAAAGTGACAGGCATCCTACAAATATTAttagaatgaaaacatttgtatgGTTGAGTTTAGAAAAGTTCCATGTCAATCAGTGGTGGAGCCCCAAGATCTTCATGGACAGTAGCTGTCAACATCAGGGCCTTCATTCAATCTTAACCATTATGGTTGCAAGTTCAATAAACATAGgcaaatctgacaaattgttatcatttcactgcttgATTGACTAGcaaaaatggacagtgaaaatctacaTATTTGATAATCCTTTTGCTTCCATTAGACAGCAGCTAACCTTAGCATTCAACCACTACCAAGCTAACCTTACTGTTTATATCATTAGACAATACGATAGAAAagatgtacatttattttaagatattatacatattttagaCACATTTACCTAAACTTAGAAGTGAAACgcactggatgtaatcaaagGATACACTTAGCCAGGAAGTGGTTGTATGCTAACATTCTTAACAGGTTTTCAAAAATGTGCCTTAAAATGTGGCCTGTTTCCTTCCAGATCCTCACTATCCATTATCTTTTCAATTTCAGTAAAAATGAACAGCCACCAGTTGAGCTCCCCACCACGAATGTGACATCAGAGAAAGTGGTCTATGCCGAAAATCTGAAATAGCCACGTCATGCACTGCAAAACTATCTGTGATGAAAATAGGCTGAAGTAACCTAGACCAGCTACAAGTAACACTGTTACTGTTTAAGTAAACTCTCCCAACATTACTACTGTATGTGCTTTATTTGTGCCGGCAGATGGAAATGCACATCGGTTGCAGTGAGTCACCACATTCACAGTACAGTTTAAGTGCATTAGTAgcacaacagtgtgtgtgacgCCTGGTTTCCTCCTCCATTAGTGCTCCATTATAAAAATATTTAGAGTAAACCCATAATCGATCCCATTGTTTCTGTGATGAGAGACGTCTTTAGTGGCCAGGTGCTGACTCACATTTTCCTATTATGGTTCCTATTTATGAGTTCAGAAGCAGTACGGTAGCTGGCCTGAACTGACcttgtgcatgcacacacacacacgcacgcacgcacacacaaacacacacacacagtcatataAACAATGCTGGGATGGACAGCCAACAGCTGACAGGCTTACAAAACCGTAACATGAGGCGATGATGTAATCTAACAACAAAAGACAGTGGGGGCAGGtctgtgacacatacacaccaacagacacacacacacacacacacaccaacatggccTTTTGAGCATCATAATCATCTCTTTACATTTCTGGCTGAAATCTCGACACTTTTATTGATTTACTCCTTCTTCACTCTGCGTGACTGCCATTCATTTAATGCAGGCAGCAGCCGTCTGCCATTACTGTCTTTCAGtgggtcagcacacacacacacattcattcacacacgctatacacatacacacacagaatgacGTATCTCCTCAGCGCAGTCTCCGCTCTGCAGGGAACAACTGACTGAAGGCTTTGACAGACTGTCTTTAATCAGAGCTTGCCAATACCCATCCAGCTTGTATTGATTTGCAGCTCCCAATGGattcagttcacacacacgaatgagcagacacacacaaacacacacacacacacacacacacacacacacacacacacacacacacacacacactcactcggAGGAATGCACATTTATGCATACACACGCATCCTCCCCCTCAGAGAGCAGGCTGTGTGAGAAAGTGTCATTCtagcctttttttcctctcatcttctAATCGATAGGAAATGCGAGGATGGGAGTGGTGGGGGTTTtaaggaggggagggaggggctACAGAACAAGACCCCCATCCACCCGGCCAAGATGAAAAGATGTGATAATTGGTTGACGGGAAGGCAATACTGAGGCATGATCTATACAGGTTTGCTTTTCCCTTTCATCATGTGGGTATAAATAAATCCACTTCAGAACAAATAGACTTCAGTTATTGGACAATAGATTTATGTtgataaaagacaaacacatgggtggtgctggtggtggtggaggaaggGATAATTAGTGCACAGAATACAAAATGAGTCTTCAGCTGCAATTCATCACACAGGAACCAAGTTAGcatgtaatatttaaagtgGTGAGATGTGAGAAGCTTGTTGCGCCTCCATCTTATTACATAATGGTTATTAATGTGATGTTTAGCTGTAGCGACCGCCTGCCAGTCAAATACTTTGAGCTCATCTGTCATGTCTTGTCAGTTGTGTCTTCAGTTGTCTGTTGATGGAGCTTTAGTTTGGTGACACACTGTTCTTGTCAGCGCTGGTTTGGTGATGTCGTTCTTGTTAActcctcatttcattttctgtgaataTAAGATTAGCAAGAATCATCTTAAACATCACCTCCTGTGAGCCATAGGACCAGAATTTGAAGTGTGAGCACACACCCTGTCTGAAATAGGTGCCTGAGCTTGAACTCTCAGAGTGTTcggagagagacaggtgagcagaTGGTGATTGAATATtcatatttgggtgaactgctcctttaatggaTCTAAAACGCCAATAGAAACAAAGCGATAACACTTCCAACTCAGTGGCAGACTTATTTATGCCGTGAATGACTTTAGACTTCAGGCACATTCCAACAGTGTTCAGTCTTGATGTATGGCAATAAGTATTTCTGGGAAACTATGACGTGCAGCGGGGTTGAACAGCCGGTGACAGCTACGAGGGCTTCATTAAAAAGTATTAGCACCGCAGTAAGCTTTCTCATAGGAAGGTGCTTATGAGTGTTGAGTCCAATGTGGTCACGGTGAGAGCAgctttactgctgctgctttgactGGGATCCAGTATCAGCTCGGGTTTATATGCAAGGAGACAGCTGGTGAAATTGGTCAGAGCCTCACGGCATGTGTTAAACGAGGAGTTCGAGGTGTTTATGAGCCTCAATTTAAGAGCCACGCACATGGTACCAATCGTTCACAGAGTGTGATATTTGTGGCAGCGCCGGAGTAGGTTGTCCAAAGTGAGAGGGAGTCATCAGGGGCCTGAGCTGGTGTCCTGGTCCAGGATAACTATTGGCATTTACGTGCAAACCAGGTTAAACTGGGCGTGTCCACATCTGTTCACAGACTCGTGGATGAGAGCCCGGTTTAATACTGACGGGCGCTCTTTTCAAAGTCATTGAAAAGGACAAACTGTGCAATTTATCCCACATTTTTatcttcctctgctttttttttgtgatttgtgttcTCGGGTGACGTGTTGcctttttcttattcatttatcCCCGGCCAGCTACTTGTGTTATTCCGAGCACATAGCACCCCTGGGAGTTCTTCCCCGCGGTTCCTGCCCTGCCCCCGTGCTCCATCCATCCGCAGCTCCCACCCCTTCCATTTGTTGCCATGGCGACTAATGTTGGCGACAGCCCGCCCGGCCCTCTGGTCTGAAGCTCTTTGGCAGACTCCTCTCCCAGTTTGATGGAGGATGCCAGCGCGCAGATTAACGTGGGCCGACCCACAGACGCTGGCATCCCTTCACAGCTCACTTGGCCCTCGGCTCTCGAGGCTAAATGGGTATTGATTTGGATAATGTATTCTGATAATCTGTGTGGGTCCCTGTTCAATCACAGGAGTAGCTGCTTAAGATTTAAGAGGGGTCAAGagtggagggaaggaaggaaggaagtggGAGTGAGGGAACAAGGACAAAAGGAGGactggatggaggagaggaaaaagaaaggcCAGAGGGCATGTAGAAGGACACTGAGccagaaggaggagggagggcagatGATTTCAGGGCTGAACATGAGGGAAAtatgtaattgtgtttttttctgtacaatATTGCAATtataggcaactggacttgtttcagtttctggaagacgtttcacctctcatccaagaggcttcctcagttcCCTCAGTTCTAACACTTAGATgcccagttgcctacgatacagcactttgATTTAATATGACCTTGATGActgagaaactttataaacaatATTGCAGTTAAGATTCAGATTTCAAATATGCATGTGTGGTCTACATGGTATTAAAACAAGATCATGACTAACATATCTATCTGATTCAGGACTGTATACTACATTCATTCACAGATCCGCTGATTAAACTCATAAAATGTTGAACATGCCGAATGGAAAGTGATGGTCATggtgatgtaaaagaaaaacatcagttgGCTGGAGATAAACAATGaatggaaatatttcaacagaaaatggctcctTCCCTTAAAGTCAATACAAACCAGGTGAAATCAAACACGGAACACTTCAAAATTTCCATTTCAATATGTAAGGATATGGAAGAAGACAAGGAGGGGTAAAAAGAATGGAAAGTAAGAAGAgtaagaagaaagaagaaaggagaaagaagaaaggagaggaaagacacAAGGACATTGCAACTGTTTCAGTCAAATATTCGAATGCATCTCTCTTTGCGTTTCAGGGCTGTATACCTCTGCAGGGATGCCAGGTCAACGAGCTCACAGCGAATCCAGACGAACCAGGAAGACACCTTTTTGAGATTGTACCAGGTGAGTTCCCCACTAGCTTCCTCATTGCCTACTTTTCCATCACCTCACATCTCTCCAGAAACAACACTACCACTTTACATAGTGTACATTTGAGTAATTTTATCTATCTTATTTTTAGTAGTGCACTTTTGGTTTTGGGTGTTCAGATTCCTGCCCATCCACAATAATAGGACTTTTATGCTCCCTTAGCTGCTATAGCATGCACTACCTTTTCCCTGCTGTTCCTGTTTCATCTTTCAACATAGCTTGTATTCCCATTGTGCTTGTCTTGTGCAATATTTACTCATTAAAATTGTCTAAAAAATGGAAGCAGCACTGAGAAACTACATGAAACATGAGTTATGTATCTTGTGTTATGTGAATTAaacagttgttttctgtctgaactATTTTGAAAACTTCTCAGCAGACAGTATAAACTGTGGATTAATTACCTTTATTTTCCAGCTGCTATTCAGTATCCAGACAGCAGAGAGCACTGTTAGTCAAGGATTAGTTGCTGTAGTGGTCTGTCGCACTCGCACgacctcagagctgcagacatgTCACGTACCAGCATTACATCTCTAACTCCAGAAGTGCCatgaaataaatagaaaataaattggCCTCTCCATCATCCGAGGTGGCTCCACGACTGCAGATCTCAGGTCTGTGAGGGAGCTGTCATGCTTCACATGTTGGCACCTGCACAGAGGGGAGAACAGTCTACATAGATTAGCCTCACAGAGCCTTTCACTCAGTTAATACCTACTTTTACCTGgcagtgtgtgtcagtatgtATGTTGGGGCTTTTACCACAACAGCCACCACAAAACCTCAAAATCAAGTACAATTGAAGCTGCAACAGAGCCGCTGAGCTCAGGGGTGGTACAGTCCATCCCTCTGGCTCCATATATCACCCTGTCACTGTGGGAGTGTTTGCTCGGAGGTCCCTCCTTGTGTTTAGAATGGCTGACAGGCttgtgagtctctgtgtgttttgtttatggcCAGTCAACATAGCAGAGGGGTGAGAAACCCCATGAGTTTCTACGGCCAGCACCCTGAGGAACCAGACTGGAGGGAGAGCCGGGCAGATagacagctgaagaagaaagtAGACAGGTGGATGATGCAAGGAGACATGCAGGACAGCAGAAATACTTGAAGTTTGAGCCCTGGATGACATCCTCAGATGTCGTGTTTTGGTCCACAACCtaaagatatttagtttactgtcatatagggataaagaaaccagaaaatatgtacatatatcTGAGTATATCTGGATCTGAATCcttaacattttttgttaaagaaTTGCTGaaattgattgttttattaCTACAATAGTTGGCAATTAAAAGTGCAACTATATAACAGTTTTGAAGGTTTGATGTTTATGTGGTGTGTTACAGGGATATCTAATGAAGTTGGTGCGCTAACCAGTCAGCAAAGCAAAGCTTTGGTGCAAGCGGCATAAACATCAACACTCCCATGGTGCTTTGATCTCACAGTTCAGACCGGTGGATGAATGGCTAGCAGCAGATAGCGGTTACTGTGATGATATGCCTggccttgtttgttttgagtatgaatttgacaggtggcctGTTCTGACATATTGCATCTTGGGGATGTTCTCTGGATCAACGAGAGGAGTCTGATTGTATTTCACGGTGTTCCAAATGGATCAGTATGAGttacattcttcttcttctccacctACAGCACTGACTACATCTTCTGTTTATTAGATCTGTCGGCTCCGTGGGGAGAAACACATGAGTTACTCTGCTCTTTCTTCACTCTGTAATCGGCTTAGAGTGACGAAGGCTTTATCCACTCCTGTTGTATGAAATGAATAGACTGATGAATGGATCTCAGACTTCACGTTGAGTTAAAAGTAATGCTTCAAGGAGGACAGTGCTTCCTCTCATCTTTAAAACAGTCATTACGGTGTCCAGTCATGTCTGCAGCTTTTTCCTCACAGCGGGAGCAAGTTTTTACTGAACAAtacactgagacaaacagagacagaagagataGAAGATCACCAGCCTGGCAAAACAGTAATCAGCAGTGATCTCAATAAGCACCGATGCTCTTTTACACAATCTTTTATGCTTCTAGGAAAGCAAAGACTGTAGTGAGTGTTTACTGTTGGCCGATGAATGAACTGCCACCGAGGGCATCTCAGCCAGCACTGATAAGTGATTGAGGAGAGGGGCTCTGAAGAGTTCTTTAATTAGTCCATCTACAAGAGTCCTTAACTCTTCATGCTTTAACAAACAGGATCTCACAGGGTTTGCAGTTTAATCCCAGGGTCCACCTAACCACATGTCCTTGGGTAAGACTCTTTCTCCTTTGGTAAGATTCTGCTACTTGGGCCATTGTATTAGGGTGAACAAGTTGTTGCATGACTGTTGTAAGCCAGGGCCTCGTTAACTGCATGTTTTTCACCTGGAACAAGATGGTTAAGGATTCTCCTCATTTTATTGCATGTAGCTAAAGTACTTTGGCCATTTTTTACCTAGCATATGGCAGTCCTGTTGATGCTTCTTGCTGTCGTTTGAACAGAAAATTAGAGGTAAAGTGGAGTGTTTGCAAAGGTTGCTGTTTTATGTGATCGTTGTTCCATATCTACAGAAGTGCACCAGTTTGTTCTTAAGACCAAACTACTCCCCGTCCACAAGCCTCGCCAGCGTTAGCAACCATGGtttccttgtttgtgtttttgagtgtcCCAGCGTTGTCTGCAGCAGGCCTAGGAAGGTAAAATACAATGGCAAAGGGTGATGGAAAACTGGGGTGATTTGTCTTCACTGTGGAAAGGTTAAGTGAACCGCAATGCTGACTTGAAGCAAACTGCTCTCAGACCAACTGCCAAAGACGGGAGTCTCAGAGCAGTTCTTTTGGAGTTTTCAAATACAGGCACAAAAGCCTGACTTCATGCTCTGGGTTCGATTGGAGGGCTGTAAGGGACCAAGTGTGAAAACACGCTAAAACAATATGAGAATGTTTTTGTCCAATAGAAAGGCGTAAAACCCAATCACCTTTGTGGTAATCTCCCTTTAAAAGACCGTACCGACCTGGTGGAAGGGTTGAGTTCAGGTGAGGCCACAGCAGGCCAAATGAGttccatttattttcttgtttgttcatattttatatgtaaTTGTAAACTGCCATTGTTCATATTATGGCCTGCACTGTCActgtggagggaaagaaaatcaTTCATCTGCATCAAACTGACCACAGTCCGTGTCTCCATTCACTTTTTCTCTTACttcttttgtca encodes the following:
- the si:dkey-191m6.4 gene encoding rho GTPase-activating protein 22 isoform X6, with translation MLRIRAEGLPPCSRPHCRRSGREEEEEERGEDTERQRERQRVGCVDVHEHAERTVRGRAMTAMLSPKIRQTRRARSKSMVMGEVSRGPCRPASPSLQEGALKAGWLKKQRSIMKNWQLRWFVLRSDQLFFYKDEEETKPQGCIPLQGCQVNELTANPDEPGRHLFEIVPVNIAEG